A window of the Egibacter rhizosphaerae genome harbors these coding sequences:
- a CDS encoding rhomboid family intramembrane serine protease yields the protein MSESASSSPPPAVCYRHSDRETRLSCTSCGRPICVECTEPASVGQLCPDCVAERGRQATYTRESLAQLRRRSARATVTILGVCVGIFAVTFLLPFIGLPEPRTVLFELGAQWNPGVADGQLWRLPTSMFLHAGIPHILFNMFALWIFGGELEREVGTPSFLALYAASGLSGGALYFLLDPLGPTPAVGASGAIFGLFGAWIVAMYRNRHTRQGRAGLQQLLLLLGINLALPLFVPNIAWEAHLGGLVAGALITLLWTTTALRARPRARVAVGVGVAVLAIALVAGY from the coding sequence ATGAGCGAGAGCGCGTCGTCGTCGCCGCCGCCGGCGGTCTGCTACCGCCATTCGGACCGTGAGACGCGGCTGTCGTGCACCTCGTGCGGGCGACCGATCTGCGTGGAGTGCACGGAGCCGGCCTCGGTCGGCCAGTTGTGTCCCGACTGCGTGGCCGAGCGGGGTCGCCAGGCGACGTACACGCGTGAGAGCCTCGCCCAGCTCAGGCGCCGCAGCGCCCGCGCGACGGTGACGATCCTCGGCGTGTGCGTGGGGATCTTCGCGGTCACGTTCCTGCTGCCGTTCATCGGCCTTCCAGAGCCCCGCACGGTGCTGTTCGAGCTCGGCGCGCAGTGGAACCCCGGGGTCGCCGACGGACAGCTCTGGCGCCTTCCCACGTCGATGTTCCTGCACGCCGGCATCCCGCACATCCTCTTCAACATGTTCGCCCTGTGGATCTTCGGCGGCGAGCTCGAGCGCGAGGTCGGGACGCCCTCGTTCCTCGCCCTCTACGCGGCCAGCGGGCTCTCGGGCGGGGCGCTCTACTTCCTCCTCGACCCCCTCGGCCCCACACCGGCCGTCGGGGCGTCGGGCGCGATCTTCGGGCTGTTCGGGGCCTGGATCGTCGCCATGTACCGCAACCGCCACACGCGGCAGGGCCGAGCAGGGCTCCAACAGCTGCTGTTGTTGCTCGGCATCAACCTCGCCCTCCCGCTGTTCGTCCCGAACATCGCGTGGGAGGCGCACCTCGGCGGGCTCGTCGCCGGAGCGCTCATCACCCTCCTCTGGACCACCACCGCGCTGCGCGCGCGTCCGCGTGCCCGCGTGGCCGTGGGCGTGGGCGTGGCCGTCCTGGCGATCGCCCTCGTGGCCGGGTACTAG
- a CDS encoding AMP-dependent synthetase/ligase has translation MVQRTANGPTPVEVPKERNLVSTLWERADAGDQRQILRFYEDGGWQGLTWPQLAERVEAIAAGLMAAGVEPGDRVALLSPTRVEWTIADLAILAAGGVTVPIYETSSVDQTAWILEDSGAKLAFASNADFAKVLDQARSQAPGLGEVFVFDDGGLDALAERAGDTERAGVRERAATRTGDDLFSLIYTSGTTGNPKGCMLTHHNMLWTAEQSGVVLQSMLKKEDSTLLFLPLAHVFARLVQYLFLQANVPMGYARSSDTLIEDLPSFRPTFLLAVPRVFEKVFNGAQRKATGVKRKIFDWAVQVAYKWSEAVDAGRSPGLLTSAQHGFADKLVYSKLRDAMGGQVNHCVSGGAPLAPHLAHFFNAAGITILEGYGLTETTAPATVNSPDQMRIGTVGVPLPGVEVSVADDGEVLIRGGNVFPGYFNNDEATRDVLDEDGWFHSGDLGELDEDGFLAITGRKKEIIVTAGGKNVAPAVLEERLKAHALVSQAMVVGDNRPFVAALVTLDAEELASFASERGLEGSTAELAGHEAVRAEIDKAVEHANAAVSKAETIRKTRILERDFTQENEELTPTLKLRRNNVVQHFADEIEGLYEQ, from the coding sequence ATGGTGCAGCGCACCGCGAACGGGCCCACCCCCGTGGAGGTCCCCAAGGAGCGCAACCTCGTCTCGACGCTCTGGGAGCGCGCTGACGCCGGGGATCAGCGCCAGATTCTCCGCTTCTACGAGGACGGCGGTTGGCAGGGTCTCACGTGGCCGCAGCTCGCCGAGCGGGTCGAGGCCATCGCCGCCGGCCTCATGGCCGCGGGCGTCGAGCCCGGCGACCGCGTCGCGCTCCTCAGCCCGACACGCGTCGAATGGACGATCGCCGACCTCGCCATCCTCGCCGCTGGTGGCGTCACGGTGCCGATCTACGAGACGAGTTCGGTGGATCAGACCGCGTGGATCCTGGAGGACTCGGGGGCGAAGCTGGCCTTCGCGTCGAACGCGGACTTCGCCAAGGTCCTCGACCAGGCTCGCTCGCAGGCGCCCGGGCTCGGGGAGGTGTTCGTCTTCGACGACGGCGGCCTCGACGCCCTGGCCGAGCGCGCCGGTGACACCGAGCGCGCCGGGGTGCGCGAGCGCGCCGCCACGCGCACCGGCGACGATCTGTTCAGCCTGATCTACACGTCGGGCACCACCGGCAACCCCAAGGGTTGCATGCTCACGCACCACAACATGCTGTGGACCGCGGAGCAATCGGGTGTGGTGCTGCAGTCGATGCTCAAGAAGGAAGACAGCACCCTGCTGTTCCTGCCCCTCGCGCACGTGTTCGCGCGGTTGGTCCAGTACCTGTTCCTACAGGCCAATGTCCCCATGGGGTACGCCCGCAGCAGCGACACGCTCATCGAGGACCTGCCGTCGTTCCGGCCCACGTTCCTGCTCGCCGTGCCCCGCGTGTTCGAGAAGGTGTTCAACGGGGCGCAACGCAAGGCGACGGGCGTCAAGCGCAAGATCTTCGACTGGGCCGTGCAGGTCGCCTACAAGTGGTCCGAGGCCGTGGATGCCGGTCGCAGTCCGGGCCTGCTCACGAGTGCGCAGCACGGCTTCGCCGACAAGCTCGTCTACTCCAAGCTGCGCGACGCCATGGGCGGTCAGGTGAACCACTGCGTCTCCGGCGGAGCACCGCTGGCGCCGCATCTCGCGCACTTCTTCAACGCTGCGGGCATCACGATCCTGGAGGGGTACGGGCTCACCGAGACCACCGCCCCGGCGACGGTCAACAGCCCCGACCAGATGCGGATCGGGACCGTCGGCGTGCCGTTGCCCGGTGTGGAGGTGTCGGTCGCGGACGACGGCGAGGTGCTGATCCGCGGGGGCAACGTCTTCCCCGGCTACTTCAACAATGACGAGGCCACCCGCGATGTCCTCGACGAGGACGGCTGGTTCCACAGCGGTGACCTGGGCGAGCTGGACGAGGACGGCTTCCTCGCCATCACCGGGCGCAAGAAGGAGATCATCGTCACCGCCGGGGGCAAGAACGTCGCGCCCGCGGTCCTCGAGGAGCGCCTGAAGGCCCACGCGCTCGTCTCCCAGGCGATGGTGGTCGGTGACAACCGGCCGTTCGTCGCCGCGCTCGTCACGCTCGACGCCGAGGAGCTCGCCTCGTTCGCGAGCGAGCGCGGGCTCGAGGGCTCCACCGCGGAGCTCGCCGGGCACGAGGCGGTCCGTGCCGAGATCGACAAGGCGGTCGAGCACGCGAATGCGGCGGTCAGCAAGGCCGAGACGATCCGCAAGACGAGGATCCTCGAGCGCGACTTCACCCAGGAGAACGAGGAGCTGACCCCCACGCTGAAGCTGCGACGAAACAACGTGGTCCAGCACTTCGCCGACGAGATCGAGGGGCTCTACGAGCAGTGA
- a CDS encoding alpha/beta fold hydrolase, with amino-acid sequence MTRSDASPSVVWVDGRPLAYVAARPTGGRQRRVAPLLLVHGFTGSKEDFDAVLPGLAADRIVVAIDLPGHGDSPGPRRPEAYDLPALAGWVLGAAGSLGWERFHLLGHSLGGLVTQRVADIASTRLRALVLADTGAGAPADEAIEGLEAIATAVRRDGLAAGWHERSRRAAARAAGAPDPARETFDRRRFHELEPGAVIGEARALVTATPLRALLCGFEVPTLILHGEHEDIWPEPDQRLLAGLIPGARRVVVPGGHTPQLDAPQAWLGPVRAFLAEADR; translated from the coding sequence GTGACACGCTCCGATGCCTCCCCGTCCGTCGTGTGGGTCGACGGCCGCCCGCTGGCGTACGTCGCGGCCCGGCCAACCGGTGGTCGGCAACGGCGCGTCGCTCCCCTGCTGCTCGTCCACGGCTTCACCGGCTCGAAGGAGGATTTCGACGCGGTCCTACCCGGCCTCGCGGCGGACCGCATCGTGGTGGCGATCGATCTGCCGGGGCACGGGGATTCGCCCGGGCCCCGACGTCCCGAGGCCTACGATCTCCCCGCACTGGCCGGCTGGGTGCTCGGTGCGGCCGGGTCCCTGGGCTGGGAGCGGTTCCACTTGCTGGGGCACTCACTGGGAGGCCTCGTCACCCAACGCGTCGCCGACATCGCCAGTACCCGTTTGCGAGCGCTCGTGCTCGCCGACACGGGTGCCGGCGCGCCGGCCGACGAGGCGATCGAGGGACTCGAGGCGATCGCGACAGCGGTCCGGCGCGACGGTCTCGCCGCGGGCTGGCACGAGCGGTCCCGGCGCGCCGCGGCGCGGGCTGCAGGCGCGCCGGACCCCGCCCGCGAGACGTTCGACCGCCGTCGGTTCCACGAACTCGAGCCGGGAGCCGTGATCGGCGAGGCACGGGCCCTGGTGACCGCGACCCCCCTGCGCGCGTTGCTGTGTGGTTTCGAGGTCCCCACCCTGATCCTGCACGGCGAGCACGAGGACATCTGGCCGGAGCCCGATCAGCGCCTGCTCGCGGGGCTCATCCCGGGGGCACGGCGGGTCGTCGTGCCGGGTGGACACACACCCCAGCTCGACGCGCCGCAGGCGTGGCTCGGGCCGGTGCGGGCGTTTCTCGCCGAGGCCGACCGGTAA